The following are encoded together in the uncultured Sphaerochaeta sp. genome:
- the aepX gene encoding phosphoenolpyruvate mutase: MKKVYVAMSADIIHVGHVNILQKAKELGEVYVGVLTDEAIAEYKRFPLMPMDQRMSIIGSLQGVSHVVVQTSLDYEENLRAIKPDFVVHGDDWRTGVQSMMREKVISILHEWNGELIEYPYTEGVSIDTLRQELDSQGILPERRRNRLASLLKIKKLVRVLEAHNGLSGLVVENTKIVKGDRIEGFDAMWISSLCDSTAKGKPDIELVDMSSRLDTINQIMEVTTKPIILDGDTGGLLEHFVFNVKTLERLGVSAIIIEDKIGLKKNSLFGTEVAQQQDSIENFCLKITAGKQAQSTKDFMIVARIESLILDQGIEDALARAHAYVHAGADAVMIHSRRKEPDEIFEFCDRFSAELPNVPIVVVPSSFNSVYEQELIEHNVRIVIYANHLIRSAFPAMQSTAESILEHGRCKEASDNCMSIKEIITLIPGAN; the protein is encoded by the coding sequence ATGAAAAAAGTATATGTCGCAATGAGCGCCGACATTATCCATGTTGGGCATGTGAATATTTTGCAAAAGGCTAAGGAACTTGGTGAAGTGTATGTTGGTGTACTCACTGATGAGGCTATTGCAGAATATAAACGGTTTCCTCTCATGCCGATGGACCAGCGGATGAGTATTATTGGATCTCTGCAAGGAGTATCCCATGTGGTAGTACAGACAAGCCTGGATTATGAAGAAAATCTACGAGCAATTAAGCCGGATTTCGTTGTACATGGAGATGATTGGCGAACCGGTGTGCAAAGTATGATGCGTGAGAAAGTAATATCTATCTTACATGAATGGAATGGTGAACTTATTGAATATCCCTATACTGAAGGCGTAAGTATTGATACGCTCCGACAGGAACTAGATAGTCAGGGTATTTTACCTGAGCGAAGAAGAAACCGACTTGCTTCTCTTTTAAAGATAAAGAAGCTCGTCCGTGTACTTGAAGCTCATAATGGACTTTCTGGTCTCGTAGTAGAAAATACCAAGATAGTGAAGGGAGATAGAATTGAAGGATTTGATGCTATGTGGATATCTTCGCTATGTGACTCCACGGCTAAAGGTAAACCAGATATTGAATTGGTTGATATGTCTTCCCGTCTGGATACGATTAATCAGATCATGGAAGTTACAACCAAGCCAATAATCCTCGACGGTGACACGGGGGGACTTCTGGAACATTTTGTATTTAATGTAAAAACACTGGAACGCCTCGGGGTATCTGCAATCATTATTGAAGATAAGATTGGATTAAAGAAAAATTCCTTGTTTGGAACAGAGGTGGCACAACAACAAGATAGTATAGAGAATTTCTGCCTAAAAATTACCGCAGGAAAACAAGCCCAATCCACCAAAGACTTCATGATTGTTGCCCGTATAGAGAGTTTGATTCTTGATCAGGGAATAGAAGATGCACTAGCTAGAGCCCATGCCTATGTCCATGCCGGTGCCGATGCTGTCATGATTCATAGCAGAAGAAAGGAGCCGGATGAGATTTTTGAGTTTTGTGATCGATTCAGTGCAGAATTACCCAATGTTCCCATTGTAGTGGTACCCTCATCCTTCAATTCTGTATATGAGCAAGAACTGATTGAGCATAATGTAAGGATTGTTATTTACGCAAATCATCTTATCAGGAGTGCTTTCCCTGCGATGCAAAGCACGGCTGAGTCAATTCTTGAGCACGGTAGATGTAAGGAAGCAAGCGATAACTGTATGTCTATCAAAGAGATTATCACACTGATACCAGGTGCGAATTAA
- a CDS encoding NTP transferase domain-containing protein: protein MNVIILNSGKGSRLEELTENRPKGLVPLSSKETILSRQIDLLTKCKVERIFITTGYLSQQFVDYCSNMFPDLAIEFVYNNQYDTTNYIVSLDRLANEEFSDPVLLMHGDLVFSQDVLCDILKQEGSCVVVDGNAPIPQKDFKARINSDGMITEIGINVFGPDCLACQPLYKLTSSDWKEWQLAIRNWCEDGKTSVYAEDALNSILSSMQLVPFDAKGRLCREVDTKEDLSVIQSIL from the coding sequence ATGAATGTAATTATCTTGAATTCAGGCAAGGGTTCGCGATTGGAAGAACTGACTGAGAATAGGCCTAAAGGTTTGGTCCCACTCTCAAGTAAAGAGACTATACTTTCTCGGCAGATTGATCTCCTTACAAAGTGTAAGGTTGAGAGAATATTCATCACTACAGGGTATTTGTCTCAGCAGTTTGTAGACTATTGTTCAAATATGTTTCCTGATTTGGCCATCGAGTTCGTGTATAACAATCAATATGATACAACCAACTATATCGTTTCATTGGATAGGCTAGCTAATGAAGAATTTTCTGATCCCGTGCTGTTGATGCATGGAGATTTGGTTTTTTCCCAGGATGTTCTCTGTGATATACTAAAACAGGAAGGAAGTTGTGTTGTGGTTGATGGTAACGCCCCAATTCCGCAAAAAGATTTCAAAGCTCGTATTAACTCAGATGGAATGATAACAGAGATTGGAATTAATGTTTTTGGTCCTGACTGCTTGGCATGTCAACCTTTGTACAAGTTAACCAGTTCGGATTGGAAGGAGTGGCAACTAGCTATTAGGAATTGGTGTGAAGATGGAAAGACGAGTGTATACGCTGAGGATGCACTCAATTCAATTCTCAGCTCGATGCAATTGGTTCCCTTTGATGCTAAAGGTAGACTCTGTAGGGAAGTTGATACAAAAGAAGATTTATCGGTAATACAATCAATTTTGTAA
- a CDS encoding CDP-glycerol glycerophosphotransferase family protein: protein MIALYIDPGTGSMLFSFIIGFATILYFFSKALWIKIRFFFSGGKSKSIEKNRIPIVIYCEHKRYWGVFKPILDSFENKSISVTYFTSSEDDPVFLQHYSMVTCEYIGVGNKAFARLNFLEADICLMTTPALDVYQLKRSPGVLHYSHVLHAVGDATGYRMFGLDYFDSILLNGNYQIHDIRELEEQRGLKNKELIVVGCPYLDELLSKYNQINPNDSDTLKTILVAPSWGTSGILSKYGSKLLDPLLQTGYQIVVRPHPQSVQSEKSIIESLQKRYIDEPLLIWNFDADNFESLASADILISDYSSVMFDYVFLFDRPLLYVNAEFDIRPYDAGDLDHLPWKLRILPSIGRELKVEDFENIQTIIRSSLESKSLQENRRKAKKEAWEFVGESGERIAEYLIEKQRLLQLKERI from the coding sequence ATGATTGCTCTATATATTGACCCCGGAACGGGAAGCATGTTGTTCTCTTTCATCATAGGGTTTGCCACAATACTTTATTTTTTTTCTAAAGCGCTTTGGATAAAAATCAGATTCTTTTTTTCAGGTGGAAAGAGCAAGAGTATAGAAAAAAATAGAATCCCGATAGTCATTTATTGTGAACATAAACGATATTGGGGGGTATTCAAGCCAATTCTTGATTCGTTTGAGAATAAGAGTATATCAGTTACATATTTCACTTCATCAGAAGATGATCCTGTATTTTTACAGCATTATTCGATGGTGACTTGTGAGTATATCGGGGTTGGGAACAAAGCTTTTGCTCGTTTAAACTTTCTTGAAGCAGATATCTGTCTTATGACTACTCCTGCCCTTGATGTCTATCAGTTGAAACGTTCTCCTGGAGTACTGCATTACTCACATGTTTTGCATGCAGTAGGAGATGCTACTGGGTATCGTATGTTTGGGTTGGATTATTTCGATTCTATCCTTCTCAACGGTAACTACCAAATACACGATATTCGGGAACTTGAAGAGCAGAGAGGATTAAAAAACAAAGAGCTAATTGTCGTTGGATGTCCCTATTTGGATGAATTGCTTAGCAAGTATAATCAAATAAATCCCAATGATTCAGATACGCTCAAAACGATTTTGGTTGCTCCGTCTTGGGGTACAAGTGGGATTCTCTCAAAATATGGTAGCAAATTGCTCGATCCCTTGTTGCAAACTGGGTATCAAATAGTAGTACGCCCTCATCCGCAGTCAGTACAATCGGAGAAATCTATCATTGAGTCACTTCAAAAGAGGTATATAGATGAACCGTTGCTTATTTGGAATTTTGATGCAGACAATTTTGAATCTTTAGCTTCTGCGGATATACTCATATCTGATTATTCGAGTGTAATGTTCGATTACGTATTTCTTTTTGATCGGCCGCTCTTATATGTAAATGCGGAGTTTGATATTCGTCCTTACGATGCCGGCGATTTGGATCATCTCCCTTGGAAACTAAGAATCTTACCGTCAATAGGTAGGGAGCTGAAAGTAGAGGATTTTGAAAATATCCAGACTATCATTCGTTCTTCTCTGGAAAGCAAAAGTCTGCAAGAGAATAGAAGAAAAGCAAAAAAGGAAGCTTGGGAGTTTGTTGGCGAAAGTGGAGAACGCATAGCAGAATATCTCATAGAAAAACAACGTTTACTACAGCTGAAAGAGAGGATTTAG